One stretch of Lysobacterales bacterium DNA includes these proteins:
- a CDS encoding UDP-N-acetylmuramoyl-L-alanyl-D-glutamate--2,6-diaminopimelate ligase has translation MRLSALLRDMMEIAPGLDREIRELSLDSKSITPGCAFVALRGTQRHGIEFAAEAVARGAAIVLAEAPLPDIVQLDVPVVVINELRTRLGAIARRFHDGAAADLRLIGVTGTNGKTSSVQMIAQALSAAGESCGTIGTLGTGLYGRITAGERTTPDVLAVHAAIAAMHREGARSIAMEVTSHALAQGRVDGLDFEIAVFTNLTRDHLDYHGSMAAYGAAKAKLFAWPSLRAAVVNVDDAFGATLADRIRAGVRVIRTGCSRQDVEVHASDVHADASGLRFTLWIEAERLAVATRMIGRFNVANLLGVAGVLHARGWPASRIAKALSQLDPVPGRMSRLGGDGQRPLVVVDYAHTPDALDKAMSTLREHAAARLLVVFGCGGERDAGKRPQMAALAEQKADVVIVTDDNPRREDGNAIVADIRKGFVLPEAVRFERDRAKAIALALSMAAANDVVLIAGKGHEPYQEIDGMKHPFDDLQVAAGLLKEVA, from the coding sequence ATGCGCCTGTCCGCCCTGTTGCGCGACATGATGGAGATCGCTCCGGGGCTCGACCGCGAGATCCGCGAGCTGTCGCTGGATTCGAAATCCATCACCCCGGGCTGCGCCTTCGTCGCATTGCGCGGCACGCAGCGCCACGGCATCGAGTTCGCGGCCGAAGCGGTCGCCCGCGGCGCCGCGATCGTGCTCGCCGAAGCGCCCTTGCCGGACATCGTGCAACTCGACGTGCCGGTGGTGGTGATCAACGAATTGCGCACTCGCCTTGGTGCAATCGCACGCCGCTTCCATGACGGCGCGGCGGCAGACCTGCGCCTGATCGGCGTCACCGGCACCAACGGCAAGACCTCGAGCGTGCAGATGATCGCGCAGGCGCTAAGCGCCGCCGGTGAGAGCTGCGGCACCATTGGCACGCTCGGCACGGGCTTGTACGGCCGCATTACCGCCGGCGAACGCACCACGCCGGATGTGCTCGCCGTGCATGCGGCAATCGCCGCGATGCATCGTGAAGGCGCCCGCTCGATCGCGATGGAGGTGACCTCGCATGCGCTCGCCCAGGGCCGTGTCGATGGTCTCGACTTCGAGATCGCGGTGTTCACCAACCTGACGCGCGATCATCTCGATTACCACGGCAGCATGGCAGCGTACGGCGCCGCAAAAGCGAAGCTGTTCGCCTGGCCGTCGCTGCGTGCGGCAGTGGTCAATGTCGACGACGCGTTTGGTGCCACTCTGGCGGATCGGATTCGCGCTGGCGTGCGCGTGATCCGTACCGGCTGCAGTCGCCAGGACGTCGAAGTCCATGCCAGCGACGTGCATGCCGATGCCAGTGGCTTGCGCTTCACCTTGTGGATCGAGGCCGAGCGGCTTGCCGTCGCGACCCGAATGATCGGTCGTTTCAATGTCGCGAACCTGCTTGGAGTTGCCGGCGTGCTGCATGCGCGCGGCTGGCCGGCATCGCGCATCGCGAAGGCGCTGTCGCAGCTTGATCCCGTGCCCGGGCGCATGAGTCGTCTTGGTGGTGACGGTCAAAGGCCGCTGGTCGTCGTCGACTACGCGCACACGCCCGATGCACTCGACAAGGCGATGTCGACGTTGCGCGAGCACGCCGCCGCACGCTTGCTCGTGGTGTTCGGTTGCGGCGGTGAGCGCGACGCTGGCAAGCGCCCGCAGATGGCGGCGCTGGCCGAACAGAAGGCGGATGTGGTGATCGTCACCGACGACAATCCGCGTCGCGAGGATGGCAATGCCATCGTCGCTGACATCCGCAAGGGCTTCGTCCTACCCGAGGCAGTGCGCTTCGAGCGCGACCGCGCCAAGGCGATCGCGCTCGCCCTCTCCATGGCCGCGGCCAACGATGTCGTGCTGATCGCCGGCAAGGGCCACGAGCCCTACCAGGAGATCGACGGCATGAAGCATCCGTTCGACGACCTGCAGGTCGCGGCCGGGTTGCTGAAGGAGGTCGCATGA
- a CDS encoding penicillin-binding protein 2, giving the protein MRNVRPATVMPRLRLTFVLVALGLSAFALVARAFQMQVLKREFYQDQGDARFLRDIEVPASRGMITDRFGEPLAISTPMISLWLHPETLLEDPARVAQLAQAMHADARELGARIHERRAREFMYLARHLPPDQAEAVLALKIPGVHGQREYRRFYPGGEVFAHVLGVTDVDDAGQEGLELAYNAQLLGTPGVKRVIKNRRGEIVENVEEIRAAEPGRMLATSLDRRIQYLAYRELKAAMFEHSASSGSMVVLDIQSGDVLAMVNYPSFNPNARSNGDIAARRNRAVTDLFEPGSVVKAFTVAAGLESGKFKPDTIIDTYPGTLQVRNHVVRDIRNFGQIDLGGLLMKSSNVGATKIALELDNDHLYDVFHRFGFGTLTGSGFPGESTGTLPDPGGWGQVEKATLSYGYGLSVNALQMAQAYAALADGGRLHTPRFVRDQPTIEPRSLLDPGIAEDVLRMLETVTGPGGSAVKAAVPNYRVAGKTGTARRAVAGGYDSRYVSVFAGVIPVFRPRLAAVVVVNDPRGGAYYGGLVAAPVFGRVMDDAMRLLNIAPDHLQPQLIAADVPTPAQFAEGVMP; this is encoded by the coding sequence ATGCGTAACGTGCGCCCGGCCACGGTGATGCCCCGTCTGCGCCTGACCTTCGTGCTGGTCGCGCTCGGTCTGTCGGCGTTCGCGCTGGTGGCGCGCGCGTTCCAGATGCAGGTGCTGAAGCGCGAGTTCTACCAGGACCAGGGTGACGCGCGTTTCCTGCGCGACATCGAGGTGCCGGCCTCGCGCGGCATGATCACGGACCGCTTTGGCGAGCCGCTGGCGATCTCGACGCCGATGATCTCGCTGTGGCTGCACCCGGAAACCCTGCTCGAAGATCCGGCGCGCGTGGCGCAGTTGGCGCAGGCAATGCACGCGGACGCGCGCGAACTGGGCGCGCGCATCCACGAGCGGCGCGCGCGCGAGTTCATGTATCTGGCGCGCCATCTGCCACCGGACCAGGCCGAGGCGGTGCTGGCGCTCAAGATTCCCGGCGTGCACGGTCAGCGCGAATATCGCCGCTTCTATCCGGGCGGAGAAGTGTTCGCGCACGTGCTCGGCGTCACCGATGTCGACGACGCCGGCCAGGAAGGCCTCGAACTCGCCTACAACGCACAGCTGCTCGGCACGCCGGGCGTGAAGCGCGTAATCAAGAATCGTCGTGGCGAGATCGTCGAGAACGTCGAAGAGATTCGCGCCGCCGAACCCGGCCGCATGCTCGCGACCAGCCTCGACCGCCGCATCCAGTACCTCGCCTATCGCGAACTGAAGGCGGCGATGTTCGAGCACTCGGCGAGCAGCGGTTCGATGGTCGTGCTCGACATCCAGAGTGGCGACGTGCTGGCGATGGTGAACTACCCGTCGTTCAATCCCAATGCGCGCAGCAACGGCGACATCGCTGCGCGGCGCAACCGTGCCGTCACCGACCTGTTCGAGCCCGGCTCGGTGGTCAAGGCGTTCACCGTCGCGGCCGGGCTCGAAAGCGGCAAGTTCAAGCCGGACACCATCATCGACACCTACCCCGGAACCTTGCAGGTGCGCAACCACGTGGTGCGCGACATCCGCAACTTCGGCCAGATCGACCTCGGCGGCCTGCTGATGAAATCGAGCAATGTCGGCGCGACCAAGATCGCGCTGGAGCTCGACAACGACCACCTCTACGACGTCTTCCACCGTTTCGGTTTCGGCACATTGACCGGGAGCGGTTTTCCGGGTGAATCCACCGGCACCTTGCCCGATCCGGGAGGTTGGGGTCAGGTCGAGAAGGCAACGCTTTCCTACGGCTACGGACTCTCGGTGAACGCGCTGCAGATGGCCCAGGCCTATGCCGCACTCGCCGACGGCGGCCGCCTTCATACGCCGCGCTTCGTGCGTGACCAGCCGACCATCGAGCCGCGCTCGCTGCTCGATCCGGGCATTGCCGAGGATGTCCTGCGGATGCTCGAGACGGTGACTGGCCCGGGTGGCAGCGCAGTCAAGGCGGCGGTGCCGAACTATCGTGTCGCCGGCAAGACCGGTACCGCGCGGCGTGCCGTCGCCGGCGGCTACGACAGTCGTTACGTGAGTGTTTTCGCCGGCGTGATCCCGGTGTTCAGGCCGCGCCTGGCCGCGGTAGTGGTGGTGAATGATCCGCGCGGTGGGGCCTATTACGGTGGCCTGGTTGCGGCGCCGGTGTTCGGTCGGGTGATGGACGACGCGATGCGCCTGTTGAACATCGCCCCCGACCATCTGCAGCCGCAGCTGATCGCCGCCGATGTGCCGACGCCGGCGCAGTTCGCGGAAGGGGTGATGCCATGA
- the ftsL gene encoding cell division protein FtsL, with the protein MLLVACVASAISVVHARQQSRRAFIELSKLESERDELNTEFGRLQLEQATWTDTNRLEQIARGQLGMVFPGPAETVVIRN; encoded by the coding sequence ATGTTGCTGGTTGCCTGTGTGGCCAGCGCCATCAGCGTCGTGCACGCCCGGCAGCAAAGCCGGCGCGCGTTCATCGAGCTCTCGAAGCTCGAGAGCGAGCGCGACGAATTGAATACGGAGTTTGGGCGACTGCAGCTCGAGCAGGCGACCTGGACCGACACAAATCGACTCGAGCAGATCGCCCGCGGGCAACTGGGCATGGTGTTTCCAGGACCTGCGGAAACCGTGGTGATCAGAAACTGA
- the rsmH gene encoding 16S rRNA (cytosine(1402)-N(4))-methyltransferase RsmH, with protein MGVHVPVLRDETLAALAIRPDGVYLDGTFGRGGHAGEILSRLGPDGRLLVMDKDPDAIRVAADWAARDARVAYRHDSFATLAEWDATAAGLDGVLLDLGVSSPQLDEPERGFSFMQDGPLDMRMDSSRGESAAEWIARAGEREIADVLFTYGEEKQSRRIAKFIVAARAEAPITRTAQLAAVVAKALGGGGWMAKHPATRTFQALRIAVNRELEDIEAGLEGAAQRLKAGGRLAVISFHSLEDRIVKRFMRGDAERVPVRRGLPPAPEAALRFRVIGKSVSAGEAEQSANPRSRSAVLRVAERVR; from the coding sequence ATGGGCGTGCACGTGCCGGTATTGCGGGACGAAACGCTCGCGGCGCTCGCGATCCGGCCGGACGGGGTTTACCTCGACGGCACCTTCGGGCGCGGTGGGCATGCGGGCGAGATCCTCTCGCGCCTCGGTCCGGACGGCCGTCTGCTGGTGATGGACAAGGATCCGGACGCAATCCGGGTCGCGGCCGATTGGGCTGCGCGTGATGCCCGTGTCGCATATCGGCACGACAGCTTCGCGACGCTGGCCGAGTGGGACGCGACCGCGGCTGGACTCGACGGCGTGTTGCTCGACCTGGGCGTGTCCTCGCCACAGCTCGACGAACCCGAGCGTGGATTCAGCTTCATGCAGGACGGTCCGCTCGACATGCGCATGGACTCCAGCCGGGGTGAAAGCGCAGCCGAGTGGATCGCGCGGGCGGGTGAGCGCGAGATCGCCGACGTGTTGTTCACGTACGGAGAGGAGAAGCAGAGCCGGCGCATCGCCAAGTTCATCGTGGCGGCGCGGGCCGAGGCTCCGATCACGCGGACCGCGCAACTCGCCGCGGTGGTGGCGAAGGCGCTCGGTGGTGGCGGCTGGATGGCCAAGCACCCGGCGACGCGCACCTTCCAGGCGTTGCGCATCGCGGTGAATCGCGAGCTGGAAGACATCGAGGCGGGGCTGGAAGGCGCCGCGCAGAGATTGAAGGCGGGTGGGCGACTGGCGGTGATCAGTTTCCATTCGCTCGAAGACCGCATCGTCAAGCGCTTCATGCGTGGCGATGCCGAAAGAGTGCCGGTGCGACGCGGCTTGCCGCCCGCTCCGGAAGCTGCATTGCGTTTCCGTGTGATCGGCAAGTCCGTGAGCGCGGGTGAGGCAGAGCAGTCCGCAAACCCGCGCTCGCGCAGTGCGGTGTTGCGGGTGGCGGAGCGGGTGCGATGA
- the mraZ gene encoding division/cell wall cluster transcriptional repressor MraZ yields the protein MFQGETAITIDDKGRMSIPTAHRELIASQCGNRLVFTYNPFEQGCLWLLPVRDWEKVRDEVNSLTRTVAAHRNLQLKLVGAACHVDVDGNGRVLVPASQRTATGLGKNAVLLGMGSKFELWAEEAHPRQIAMTIGESAVTPEMSKLSL from the coding sequence ATGTTCCAGGGCGAGACCGCCATCACCATCGACGACAAGGGCCGGATGTCCATTCCGACGGCCCATCGCGAGCTGATTGCGTCCCAGTGCGGGAATCGCTTGGTCTTTACCTACAACCCGTTCGAGCAGGGTTGCCTGTGGCTGCTGCCGGTGCGCGACTGGGAAAAGGTCCGCGACGAAGTGAACAGCCTGACGCGCACCGTGGCTGCGCACCGCAACCTGCAGCTGAAGCTGGTCGGTGCCGCCTGTCACGTCGATGTCGACGGCAACGGCCGGGTGCTGGTGCCGGCGAGCCAGCGCACGGCGACCGGGCTCGGCAAGAACGCCGTGCTGCTCGGCATGGGATCGAAATTCGAGTTGTGGGCGGAAGAAGCGCACCCGCGCCAGATCGCGATGACGATCGGCGAGAGCGCGGTCACCCCCGAGATGTCGAAGTTGAGCTTGTGA
- a CDS encoding glycogen-debranching protein, translating into MFTSIRMARRLALAMLVLLCAVFPAQSAINTLQLGAKYDATAANIDFKVFSSRATRIELWIYKTPAGAQQVVRYVMKKNATTNVWSKTVSVATLRNSYGVTGTVYYGFRAWGPNWPYHSSWSKGSSIGFLSDVDANGNRFNPNKLLLDPYAREISQDPNTPTCLDGTVYASGASHRHKDSGTCAPKGIVLAAASGSIGSKPTRAFKDDIVYEVHARGLTMNDTAVAANLRGTYAGAATKAAYLASLGITAVEFLPVQETQNATNDVDPNSDSGDNYWGYMTLNYFAPDRRYASDKSAGGPTREWRAMVKAFHDVGIKVYIDVVYNHTGEGGAWGGSDGLTVYNLLSWRGLDNPTYYSLTNDKQYSWDNTGVGGNYNTRNGTAQNLIVDSLAYWRDTLGVDGFRFDLASVLGNSCEHGCFNFAKMDANNALNRIVRELPPRAAAGGSGIDLIAEPWAIGGNSYQVGGFPSGWIEWNGKFRDDLRKKQNQLGLETVTMGTLASRFAGSSDLYGDDGRKPWHSVNFMVAHDGFTLADLYAYNSKQNNQPWPYGPSDGGEDHNLSWDQGGVASLQRQAARTGMAFQLLSAGVPMLTGGDEMLRTQFGNNNTYNLDSAANWLLWTLDAQDQDFKTYTQRLIAFRKAHPALRPLNFYSAADGNGNVMEQLRWFKPDGGVADAAYFNSSSNHAIAWRIDGSEFGDPASAIYVAYNSWSSQVNFTLPWPGAGKQWYRVTDTSAWNEGANTVVSPGSEALIGGEWTSYGLQGRALLVLIAK; encoded by the coding sequence ATGTTCACGTCCATCCGAATGGCGCGCCGCCTGGCGCTGGCCATGCTGGTCCTGCTGTGCGCCGTGTTTCCGGCGCAATCCGCGATCAACACGCTGCAACTCGGCGCGAAGTACGACGCGACCGCGGCCAACATCGACTTCAAGGTGTTCTCGTCGCGCGCCACTCGCATCGAGCTGTGGATCTACAAGACGCCGGCGGGTGCACAACAAGTCGTGCGTTACGTGATGAAGAAAAACGCCACAACGAATGTCTGGTCGAAGACGGTCAGCGTCGCGACCCTGCGCAACAGTTATGGCGTGACCGGCACGGTCTACTACGGCTTCCGCGCCTGGGGCCCGAACTGGCCGTACCACAGCAGCTGGAGCAAGGGCAGCAGCATCGGCTTCCTCAGCGATGTCGATGCGAATGGCAATCGCTTCAATCCGAACAAGCTCCTGCTCGACCCGTACGCGCGCGAGATCAGCCAGGACCCGAACACGCCAACCTGCCTCGACGGCACCGTCTATGCGAGTGGTGCCAGCCATCGCCACAAGGACAGCGGCACCTGCGCACCGAAGGGCATCGTGCTCGCCGCCGCCAGCGGTTCCATCGGCAGCAAACCGACACGCGCGTTCAAGGACGACATCGTCTACGAAGTGCATGCGCGCGGGCTGACCATGAACGACACCGCGGTCGCGGCGAACCTGCGCGGCACCTATGCCGGTGCGGCGACCAAGGCCGCCTACCTCGCCAGTCTCGGCATCACCGCGGTCGAATTCCTGCCGGTGCAGGAAACCCAGAACGCGACCAACGACGTCGACCCGAACTCGGACAGCGGCGACAACTACTGGGGCTACATGACCCTGAACTACTTCGCGCCGGATCGCCGCTACGCGTCCGACAAGAGCGCCGGCGGCCCGACGCGCGAATGGCGGGCGATGGTCAAGGCCTTCCACGATGTCGGCATCAAGGTCTACATCGACGTCGTGTACAACCACACCGGCGAAGGCGGTGCCTGGGGCGGCAGCGACGGACTCACCGTCTACAACCTGCTGTCCTGGCGCGGTCTCGACAATCCGACCTACTACTCGCTGACCAACGACAAACAATATTCCTGGGACAACACCGGCGTCGGCGGCAACTACAACACGCGCAACGGCACCGCGCAGAACCTGATCGTCGACTCGCTTGCCTACTGGCGCGACACGCTCGGCGTCGACGGCTTTCGTTTCGACCTGGCCTCGGTGCTCGGCAACAGCTGCGAACATGGCTGCTTCAACTTCGCCAAGATGGACGCGAACAACGCGCTCAATCGCATCGTGCGCGAACTGCCGCCGCGCGCTGCTGCCGGCGGCAGCGGCATCGACCTGATCGCCGAACCGTGGGCGATCGGCGGCAACTCGTACCAAGTCGGCGGCTTCCCGAGCGGCTGGATCGAATGGAACGGCAAGTTCCGCGACGACCTGCGCAAGAAGCAGAACCAGCTCGGGCTCGAGACAGTCACGATGGGCACGCTGGCCTCGCGCTTCGCCGGGTCCTCCGACCTTTACGGCGACGACGGCCGCAAGCCATGGCACTCGGTCAACTTCATGGTTGCGCACGACGGCTTCACGCTCGCCGATCTGTACGCCTACAACAGCAAGCAGAACAACCAGCCCTGGCCGTATGGGCCTTCGGACGGTGGCGAAGACCACAACCTCAGCTGGGACCAGGGCGGTGTCGCCAGCCTGCAGCGCCAGGCAGCGCGCACCGGCATGGCCTTCCAGCTGCTTTCAGCCGGCGTGCCGATGTTGACCGGTGGCGACGAGATGCTGCGCACCCAGTTCGGCAACAACAACACCTACAACCTCGACTCGGCCGCGAACTGGCTGCTGTGGACGCTGGACGCGCAGGACCAGGACTTCAAGACCTACACCCAGCGCCTGATCGCGTTCCGCAAGGCGCACCCGGCCCTGCGTCCGCTGAACTTCTATTCGGCCGCCGATGGCAATGGCAACGTGATGGAGCAGCTGCGCTGGTTCAAGCCCGATGGCGGTGTCGCCGATGCGGCCTATTTCAACAGCAGCTCGAACCACGCGATCGCATGGCGCATCGACGGCAGCGAGTTCGGCGATCCGGCGAGCGCGATCTATGTCGCCTACAACAGCTGGTCGAGCCAGGTGAATTTCACCCTGCCCTGGCCCGGCGCCGGCAAGCAGTGGTATCGCGTGACCGACACGTCTGCCTGGAACGAAGGCGCGAACACGGTCGTGTCGCCCGGCTCGGAAGCGCTGATCGGTGGCGAGTGGACCAGCTACGGCCTGCAAGGCCGCGCGCTGCTGGTACTGATCGCGAAATAG
- a CDS encoding DUF4832 domain-containing protein: MPWREVESADQVFDWTLFESRHIDPIVAADPAATFVLRLVADYPDGSASGIDHYYTGGSNTRDYPLFLEQPPWSIAGVNYASCDGDGPGRAPDWNDPDFATQAAQLVAALADRYDGDARISAIQVGLLGLWGEWHQSGCEALAPGDAVKLAVRDAYVQQFAQTPLQTRYARSIDVGDSGFGFHEDYFPSFTASCSRYAPPLPLCDDSGDWNLEYALTHQSPQARDNWRVNPISGESPLPAQQDVWVTRQAVIEDLIAAYHLSFLGPAGKHEQAGNGAAMAALKRRLGYQLHLDRVEVPDPWPVGSAMPIALTLANSGSAPLYHDYRLRLELLDGGSTVVATCALADDLRTLLPGPSAVLNASCTLPAALAPGSYALRAAVIATAPARPPLLLQSSPRDPQGRVQLGAVTLTTSSTLFADGFE; encoded by the coding sequence GTGCCCTGGCGCGAAGTGGAGAGCGCCGACCAGGTGTTCGACTGGACGCTGTTCGAGTCTCGCCACATCGACCCGATCGTCGCCGCCGATCCCGCAGCGACCTTCGTGCTGCGCCTGGTCGCCGACTATCCCGACGGCAGCGCCAGCGGCATCGACCACTACTACACCGGTGGCAGCAACACCCGCGACTACCCGCTGTTCCTGGAACAACCGCCCTGGTCGATCGCCGGCGTCAACTACGCCAGCTGCGACGGCGACGGCCCGGGCCGAGCCCCCGACTGGAACGATCCCGACTTTGCCACCCAGGCGGCGCAGCTGGTGGCCGCACTCGCCGACCGCTACGACGGCGACGCGCGCATCAGCGCGATCCAGGTCGGCCTGCTCGGACTCTGGGGCGAGTGGCACCAGAGCGGTTGCGAGGCACTCGCACCCGGCGATGCGGTGAAACTGGCGGTGCGCGACGCCTACGTGCAGCAGTTCGCGCAGACACCGCTGCAGACGCGCTATGCGCGCAGCATCGACGTCGGCGACAGCGGTTTCGGCTTCCACGAGGACTACTTCCCCTCGTTCACCGCGTCCTGCTCGCGCTACGCCCCACCGCTGCCGCTGTGCGACGACAGCGGCGACTGGAACCTGGAGTACGCGCTCACCCACCAGTCGCCACAGGCGCGCGACAACTGGCGCGTGAATCCGATCTCGGGCGAGAGTCCGCTGCCAGCGCAGCAGGACGTCTGGGTCACGCGCCAGGCGGTGATCGAAGACCTGATCGCGGCTTACCACCTGAGTTTCCTCGGCCCGGCCGGAAAGCACGAACAGGCCGGAAACGGCGCAGCGATGGCCGCGCTCAAGCGGCGCCTCGGTTACCAGTTGCACCTGGATCGGGTCGAAGTGCCGGACCCCTGGCCGGTGGGCAGCGCCATGCCGATCGCACTGACCCTGGCCAACAGCGGCTCGGCGCCGCTTTACCATGACTACCGCCTGCGGCTGGAACTTCTGGATGGCGGATCCACCGTGGTGGCCACCTGCGCCCTGGCCGACGACCTGCGCACACTCCTGCCCGGCCCCAGCGCGGTACTCAACGCGAGCTGCACGCTGCCGGCTGCGCTCGCGCCCGGCTCGTACGCGCTGCGCGCGGCCGTGATCGCGACCGCACCCGCGCGCCCGCCGCTACTGCTGCAGAGCAGCCCGCGCGACCCACAGGGCCGCGTGCAGTTGGGAGCAGTGACGCTGACCACCTCGTCGACCCTGTTCGCCGACGGCTTCGAGTAG
- the hydA gene encoding dihydropyrimidinase, translated as MDTLIRGGTLIDAELSVRGDLLIRGGVIAAVGENLEAPSGAQVIDAGGQLVMPGGIDPHTHMELPFMGTVTSEDFYSGTAAGLAGGTTSIIDFVIPAPKQSLMEAFRTWRGWAEKAASDYAFHVAVTWWDESVHRDMGTLAQEHGVSSFKHFMAYKNAIMCDDEVLVNSFTRCLELGALPTVHAENGELVFRLQKQLLARGITGPEGHPLSRPPAVEGEAANRAIRIAEVLGAPLYIVHNSARQSLEAITRARNEGQRVFGEVLAGHLVIDDSVYRDTDFTRAAAHVMSPPFRAKEHQRALWQGLQAGHLQTTATDHCCFCAPQKAAGKDDFTKIPNGCGGIEDRMSVLWHYGVNSGRLTPNEFVKVTSTNAAQIFNLYPKKGSLRVGADADLVLWDPNGSRTISAQTHHQNVDYNIFEGRTVQGVATHTFTRGHLAWINGDLRARRGYGRYLPRPTNGSYYEAVRKRSG; from the coding sequence ATGGACACCCTGATTCGTGGCGGCACACTGATCGATGCCGAGCTGAGCGTGCGTGGTGACCTGCTGATCCGCGGTGGCGTGATCGCGGCGGTCGGTGAAAACCTGGAGGCGCCGAGCGGCGCGCAGGTGATCGATGCCGGTGGGCAACTCGTGATGCCGGGCGGGATCGATCCGCATACGCACATGGAGTTGCCGTTCATGGGCACGGTGACCTCCGAGGATTTCTACAGCGGCACCGCGGCAGGACTGGCCGGTGGCACCACCAGCATCATCGATTTCGTGATCCCGGCACCGAAGCAGTCGTTGATGGAAGCATTCCGGACCTGGCGCGGCTGGGCCGAGAAGGCAGCGTCCGACTACGCCTTCCACGTTGCCGTCACCTGGTGGGACGAGTCGGTGCACCGCGACATGGGCACGCTGGCGCAGGAACACGGCGTGTCCAGCTTCAAGCACTTCATGGCCTACAAGAACGCGATCATGTGCGACGACGAGGTGCTGGTGAACAGCTTCACCCGTTGCCTCGAACTCGGCGCGCTGCCGACCGTGCATGCCGAGAATGGCGAATTGGTGTTCCGCCTGCAGAAGCAGTTGCTGGCGCGCGGCATCACCGGTCCGGAAGGGCATCCGTTGTCGCGACCGCCGGCGGTCGAAGGCGAGGCCGCGAACCGCGCGATCCGCATCGCCGAAGTGCTCGGCGCACCGCTGTACATCGTGCACAACTCGGCACGGCAGTCGCTGGAGGCGATCACGCGCGCGCGCAACGAAGGCCAGCGCGTCTTCGGCGAAGTGCTGGCCGGACATCTGGTGATCGATGACTCGGTCTATCGCGATACCGATTTCACCCGCGCCGCCGCGCATGTGATGAGCCCGCCGTTCCGCGCCAAGGAACACCAGCGCGCGTTGTGGCAGGGTCTGCAGGCGGGCCATCTGCAGACGACGGCGACCGACCACTGCTGCTTCTGCGCCCCGCAGAAGGCCGCCGGCAAGGACGACTTCACCAAGATCCCCAACGGCTGCGGCGGCATCGAGGACCGCATGTCGGTGCTCTGGCACTACGGCGTGAACAGCGGCCGGCTGACACCAAACGAGTTCGTGAAGGTGACCAGCACCAACGCGGCGCAGATCTTCAACCTCTATCCGAAGAAGGGTTCGCTGCGCGTCGGCGCCGACGCCGACCTGGTGCTCTGGGACCCGAACGGCTCGCGCACGATCTCGGCGCAAACGCACCACCAGAACGTCGACTACAACATCTTCGAAGGCCGCACCGTGCAAGGCGTCGCCACCCACACCTTCACCCGCGGCCATCTCGCCTGGATCAACGGCGACCTGCGCGCCCGCCGCGGCTACGGCCGCTACCTGCCGCGGCCAACGAACGGGTCCTATTACGAGGCGGTGAGGAAGCGGAGCGGATAA